The following proteins are co-located in the Synechococcus sp. PROS-U-1 genome:
- a CDS encoding peroxiredoxin yields the protein MALGIGDRLPPFSLEDQNGDIRTPASVEGRWLVLFFYPKDDTPGCTAEACSFRDNTESFAALDAEVWGISGDDAVSHRRFATRHNLTFPLLCDRNNALRREMGVPKALGLLPGRVTYIVDGEGVIRHTFSNLLDGPAHVREAQQVLKQLRG from the coding sequence ATGGCCCTCGGGATCGGCGACCGACTTCCCCCCTTCAGTCTGGAGGATCAGAACGGTGACATTCGCACTCCCGCCTCGGTGGAGGGTCGCTGGCTGGTGCTGTTCTTCTATCCCAAAGACGACACACCGGGGTGCACCGCCGAGGCCTGCAGCTTCCGCGACAACACGGAGAGTTTTGCTGCACTCGATGCGGAGGTCTGGGGCATCAGCGGTGATGACGCCGTGAGTCATCGCCGTTTCGCCACCCGCCACAACCTCACGTTTCCGTTGCTGTGCGACAGGAACAACGCCCTGCGACGTGAAATGGGCGTCCCTAAAGCCCTTGGCCTATTGCCCGGTCGCGTCACCTACATCGTTGATGGGGAGGGGGTGATCCGACACACCTTCAGCAACCTGCTCGATGGCCCGGCCCATGTGCGGGAGGCGCAGCAGGTGCTGAAGCAGCTGCGCGGTTGA
- the acs gene encoding acetate--CoA ligase yields the protein MTDANTTIESVLQEQRVFEPPAETSAKARIGSLEAYRAMADAAQVDPDAFWGEAARRELHWFEPFHTVLDWSNPPFARWFEGGTTNLSYNCLDRHLDGPTAQKTALIWEGEPGDVRRFTYQELHAEVCKAANGLKAMGIGKGDLVALYMPMVPEAAIAMLACARIGAPHSVVFGGFSAEALRDRINDGEVKAVITADGGFRKDKPVSLKPAVDAALADGACPSVTGVLVVQRTKQDVEMVSGRDQWWHDLVEGQSADCPAEPMGSEDRLFVLYTSGSTGKPKGVVHTTAGYNLWAHLTFQWIFDIRDEDVFWCTADVGWITGHSYIVYGPLSNGATTVMYEGAPRPSKPGAFWELIQKHGITIFYTAPTAIRAFMKNGRAVPDQFDMSSLRLLGTVGEPINPEAWMWYRDVIGGNRCPIVDTWWQTETGGVMISPLPGATPTKPGSATLPLPGIQADIIDAEGNSCGADEGGYLAVRAPWPGMMRTVHGNPQRFRESYWEHIRPADGSYLYFAGDGARRDADGYFWVMGRVDDVINVSGHRLGTMEIESALVSHPAVAEAAVVGRPDDLKGEGIVAFVTLEAGRDGDDALVKELRAHVGTEIGPIARPDEIRCSDALPKTRSGKIMRRILRALAAGQEVSGDTSTLEDRSVLDRLRA from the coding sequence GTGACCGACGCCAACACCACCATCGAAAGCGTGCTGCAGGAGCAGCGGGTGTTCGAGCCGCCAGCAGAGACCTCCGCCAAAGCCCGCATCGGCAGCCTTGAGGCCTACCGGGCCATGGCCGATGCGGCCCAAGTCGATCCTGATGCGTTTTGGGGTGAGGCCGCCCGCCGAGAACTGCATTGGTTCGAGCCCTTCCACACCGTGCTCGATTGGTCGAATCCCCCCTTCGCCCGCTGGTTTGAGGGTGGCACCACCAACCTCTCCTACAACTGCCTGGACCGTCATCTCGATGGGCCAACGGCGCAGAAAACAGCGTTGATCTGGGAAGGAGAGCCGGGGGATGTGCGCCGGTTCACCTACCAGGAACTGCATGCTGAGGTGTGCAAAGCCGCCAATGGCCTGAAGGCCATGGGGATCGGCAAGGGTGACCTTGTGGCGCTTTACATGCCGATGGTGCCTGAGGCGGCGATCGCCATGCTGGCCTGTGCTCGCATTGGCGCCCCCCATTCGGTGGTGTTCGGTGGCTTTTCGGCTGAAGCCCTCAGGGACCGTATCAACGATGGTGAGGTGAAGGCGGTGATCACCGCTGATGGCGGCTTCCGCAAGGACAAACCGGTGTCGCTTAAACCCGCGGTGGATGCGGCTCTTGCCGATGGTGCTTGCCCCTCCGTAACCGGGGTGCTCGTCGTACAGCGCACCAAGCAGGACGTGGAGATGGTTTCCGGACGCGATCAGTGGTGGCATGACCTGGTGGAGGGCCAGAGTGCCGACTGCCCCGCTGAGCCGATGGGCAGCGAGGACCGCCTCTTCGTTCTCTACACCTCTGGATCCACAGGCAAGCCCAAGGGAGTGGTGCACACCACCGCCGGCTACAACCTCTGGGCGCACCTCACCTTCCAGTGGATTTTCGACATCCGTGACGAGGATGTCTTCTGGTGTACCGCCGACGTGGGCTGGATCACCGGCCACAGCTACATCGTTTACGGCCCGTTATCGAACGGCGCAACGACGGTGATGTACGAAGGCGCACCTCGCCCCTCCAAGCCCGGCGCCTTCTGGGAGTTGATTCAGAAGCATGGGATCACGATCTTCTACACGGCGCCGACAGCGATCCGGGCTTTCATGAAGAACGGTCGAGCGGTTCCTGATCAGTTCGACATGAGCAGCCTTCGCCTGTTGGGCACGGTTGGCGAACCGATCAATCCGGAGGCCTGGATGTGGTACCGCGATGTGATTGGAGGCAACCGCTGCCCCATCGTCGACACCTGGTGGCAGACCGAAACCGGTGGAGTGATGATCAGCCCCCTGCCGGGAGCAACGCCCACCAAACCCGGCTCCGCCACCCTGCCTCTGCCGGGTATTCAGGCCGACATCATCGATGCGGAAGGCAACAGTTGTGGTGCCGATGAAGGCGGCTACCTGGCGGTGCGTGCCCCATGGCCCGGGATGATGCGCACCGTGCACGGCAACCCCCAACGCTTCCGCGAGAGTTACTGGGAACACATCCGGCCTGCCGATGGCTCCTACCTTTATTTCGCTGGGGATGGTGCTCGCCGGGATGCCGATGGTTACTTCTGGGTCATGGGTCGCGTCGATGACGTGATCAACGTCTCGGGCCACCGTCTCGGCACGATGGAGATTGAATCGGCTCTGGTCAGTCACCCCGCCGTCGCGGAAGCGGCAGTGGTGGGGCGTCCGGATGACCTCAAGGGCGAAGGCATCGTCGCGTTTGTCACCCTGGAGGCTGGCCGTGACGGCGATGACGCCCTGGTGAAGGAGTTGCGGGCCCATGTCGGAACGGAAATTGGTCCGATTGCGCGCCCGGATGAGATCCGTTGCAGTGATGCCCTGCCCAAGACCCGCAGCGGCAAAATCATGCGCCGGATCCTGCGGGCCCTGGCGGCGGGTCAAGAGGTGAGTGGCGACACCAGCACCCTGGAAGACCGCTCCGTTCTGGATCGACTCAGGGCCTGA
- the murI gene encoding glutamate racemase — translation MTPQLLGFFDSGLGGLTVLRRVLERHGAVPCVYLGDTARVPYGNRQPDDIRRIAAEVVGWLRDQQVTTVVMACNTTNALARDVAEGQAGAPVIGLIGAAAAMVKTPRVGVLATPATVASSAYRASIEALHPGSVVIEQACPAFVPLIEAGDMNSDDLRRSAQAYLEPLLSASVESIVLGCTHYPLLVPLLRQLLPESVQIIDPAIGVARQLDALLGPPDRISSIQSPFSLESCRFCVTADPDGFAMRATPWLGQRPAVSLQLLQD, via the coding sequence GTGACGCCTCAACTGCTGGGATTTTTCGACAGTGGCCTGGGTGGTTTGACCGTTCTCCGGCGGGTGCTCGAACGCCATGGGGCGGTTCCCTGCGTCTACCTCGGTGACACGGCGAGGGTTCCCTACGGCAACCGTCAGCCGGATGACATCCGTCGCATCGCCGCTGAAGTGGTGGGTTGGCTGCGAGACCAACAGGTGACCACGGTGGTGATGGCTTGTAACACCACCAACGCCCTGGCGAGGGACGTGGCGGAGGGGCAGGCCGGGGCTCCGGTCATCGGTCTGATTGGTGCAGCCGCTGCGATGGTGAAGACCCCCCGCGTTGGTGTGCTGGCTACCCCGGCCACCGTCGCCTCCTCGGCCTATCGGGCCAGCATCGAAGCGCTTCACCCCGGGTCGGTGGTGATTGAGCAGGCCTGTCCTGCTTTTGTTCCACTGATCGAAGCTGGCGATATGAACAGTGATGACCTGCGCCGATCGGCGCAGGCGTATCTCGAACCTCTGCTCTCGGCCTCAGTGGAGTCGATCGTTTTGGGTTGCACCCATTATCCGTTGCTGGTGCCTCTGTTGCGGCAGCTGCTGCCGGAGTCTGTCCAGATCATTGATCCGGCCATCGGAGTGGCCCGTCAATTGGATGCGCTTCTTGGGCCACCGGACCGGATCTCGTCGATCCAAAGCCCGTTTTCATTGGAGAGCTGTCGGTTCTGTGTCACCGCTGACCCCGATGGCTTCGCGATGCGCGCCACCCCCTGGCTGGGGCAGCGACCGGCCGTCAGCCTTCAGCTGCTGCAGGACTGA
- a CDS encoding HAD family phosphatase produces MKLPPAACLFDLDGLLLDTEPLHGRGWSEAAAHFGTQLSEAQLMQLKGRRRLDCAAQVDAWLTAPVGVEALLAVQQPIVRALLPDASAMPSAQKLVAHCHSQGIPMALVTSSSRVAVEFKSRPHPWLEQIRQRVYGDDPDLAAGKPDPAPFLLAAQRLGLNPQNCWALEDSQAGSQSAHRAGCQVWLVNASASKSPDFSANPCEINSLEVVLQLLISTDG; encoded by the coding sequence ATGAAATTGCCACCTGCTGCTTGCCTGTTCGATCTGGACGGGCTTCTGCTCGACACCGAACCGCTGCATGGCCGGGGCTGGTCGGAAGCCGCGGCCCATTTCGGCACGCAGCTGAGTGAGGCCCAGTTGATGCAGTTGAAGGGCCGTCGCCGACTCGACTGCGCAGCCCAGGTGGATGCATGGCTGACCGCACCGGTGGGTGTGGAGGCTCTCTTGGCTGTGCAGCAGCCGATCGTTCGTGCCCTGCTCCCGGATGCCTCTGCGATGCCCTCAGCGCAGAAGCTGGTGGCGCACTGCCACAGCCAGGGCATCCCCATGGCTCTGGTCACCAGCAGTAGCCGCGTCGCCGTTGAATTCAAGTCACGCCCTCATCCTTGGCTCGAACAGATCCGGCAACGGGTCTACGGCGATGACCCTGACCTTGCAGCGGGCAAACCCGATCCCGCACCCTTCCTGCTTGCAGCACAGCGGCTGGGGCTCAATCCACAGAACTGCTGGGCCCTTGAGGATTCACAGGCCGGAAGCCAATCAGCCCACCGTGCCGGATGTCAGGTCTGGCTGGTGAATGCCTCCGCTTCAAAGTCTCCTGACTTCAGCGCCAATCCCTGTGAAATCAACAGTCTGGAGGTTGTTCTGCAGCTGTTGATCAGTACAGACGGCTGA
- a CDS encoding DUF1651 domain-containing protein, which translates to MSVLQMGEGWLIDSDNHWIWRFHRDEKAWIRDPKVFVDRGRQMPDGPPLLKERRYLRKEAADQLWNSLQSQGWKRLKVPAWGEAVEV; encoded by the coding sequence TTGAGCGTATTGCAGATGGGTGAGGGCTGGCTGATTGACTCCGACAACCATTGGATCTGGCGGTTCCATCGGGACGAAAAGGCATGGATCCGTGATCCAAAGGTCTTCGTTGACAGGGGGCGACAGATGCCTGATGGCCCACCACTGCTCAAGGAACGTCGTTACCTACGCAAAGAAGCTGCAGATCAATTGTGGAATTCACTGCAGAGCCAAGGTTGGAAACGGCTGAAGGTGCCCGCCTGGGGCGAAGCAGTTGAGGTCTGA
- the sds gene encoding solanesyl diphosphate synthase: protein MSTVTELLQPVETDLETLLGDLRSLIGAGHPILQAAAEHLFSAGGKRLRPGIVLLLSRALSNKGELSPRHRRLAEITEMIHTASLVHDDVVDEASTRRGVDTVHSRFDARIAVLAGDFLFAQASWHLANLDDLDVVKLLSRVIMDLADGEIKQGLYRFDTAQTFETYLEKSYCKTASLIANSCRAAGVLSGCSPSQLDDLYQFGRQLGLAFQVVDDILDFTGSDQQLGKPAASDLASGYLTAPTFYALEEHPSLQPLIDRQFSEPGDLDQALEMVRASKAIERTRELAETFARESRESIAWLPESPAQRALMELPDFVLSRLY, encoded by the coding sequence ATGAGCACCGTTACCGAGCTACTCCAACCGGTAGAGACCGACCTTGAAACCCTGCTCGGAGATCTGCGCAGCCTGATCGGGGCAGGTCATCCCATTCTTCAGGCTGCTGCAGAGCACCTGTTCAGTGCCGGCGGCAAGCGTTTGCGACCGGGAATCGTCCTGCTCTTGTCCAGGGCTCTTTCAAACAAGGGTGAGCTCTCACCCCGCCACCGCCGGTTGGCTGAGATCACCGAGATGATCCATACCGCTTCGCTCGTTCACGACGATGTGGTGGATGAAGCATCGACCCGGCGTGGCGTTGACACGGTCCACAGCCGCTTTGACGCTCGCATTGCTGTTCTGGCGGGAGATTTTCTCTTCGCGCAGGCCAGCTGGCACTTGGCCAACCTCGATGACCTCGACGTGGTCAAGCTGCTCAGCCGCGTGATTATGGATCTCGCGGATGGTGAGATCAAGCAGGGTCTTTACCGTTTTGATACAGCCCAGACCTTTGAGACCTACCTCGAAAAGAGCTATTGCAAGACGGCATCGTTGATTGCCAACAGTTGCCGTGCTGCAGGTGTTCTCAGCGGCTGTTCTCCGTCACAGCTCGACGACCTCTATCAATTCGGCCGCCAGCTTGGCCTGGCGTTCCAGGTTGTCGACGACATTCTTGATTTCACCGGAAGCGACCAGCAGCTTGGAAAGCCTGCGGCAAGTGATCTCGCCAGTGGTTACCTCACCGCTCCCACTTTTTACGCCCTTGAGGAGCATCCATCGCTGCAACCGTTGATTGATCGCCAGTTTTCAGAGCCCGGTGACCTTGACCAGGCGCTGGAGATGGTGCGTGCCTCCAAGGCGATTGAACGCACCCGTGAGCTTGCTGAAACATTCGCTCGCGAATCCCGCGAATCGATCGCTTGGCTGCCGGAGTCTCCGGCCCAGAGAGCCTTGATGGAATTGCCGGACTTTGTTCTCAGCCGTCTGTACTGA
- a CDS encoding acyltransferase, with the protein MAYQQMSTAKRALYLDQIKAIIVAFVIAIHVPIAFGGIGWSGVRIPVEESISSFTIGFFRWYSYALNSFIMYMMFLISGYFVPRSVHKKGVLRYLKGRLLRLGIPFLTGLLLLNNASKLLGMLTPSSPLAGLPWNEIPFNRVGVLWFLVVLFAFDLLYCAWVALRGDRFAVDTSVPSPRLRSWLVSAISLGILEALMMSQTDIWATLGRSVFDGIGAQGMHIFTYLFLFVLGCKASFHRWFERLDAHLVVKWFRLSMFLILASLAFFLSSAFNPSLVNDSAIVAPLMCFLYPFIAWGILSYLLLWFQRNEERLGPWLATAGVNSYGAYILHTLVLVLVLMPIGFTGLNPWIIVISATVLTTVVSFGVAGQLRRVPLIARLI; encoded by the coding sequence ATGGCTTACCAGCAAATGAGTACGGCGAAACGTGCGCTTTATTTGGATCAAATTAAGGCGATTATTGTTGCCTTTGTCATAGCCATCCATGTTCCAATAGCTTTTGGAGGTATCGGTTGGTCTGGAGTTCGCATTCCTGTAGAGGAATCTATTAGCTCGTTTACTATTGGGTTCTTTCGATGGTATTCCTATGCATTGAATTCATTCATCATGTATATGATGTTTTTGATTTCTGGCTATTTTGTTCCTCGCTCTGTGCATAAGAAGGGAGTGTTGCGGTATCTGAAAGGCCGTCTCCTGCGACTTGGTATTCCTTTCTTGACTGGTCTCCTCTTGCTTAATAATGCCTCGAAACTGTTAGGAATGCTGACTCCATCAAGCCCCCTTGCTGGATTGCCTTGGAATGAGATTCCTTTTAATCGCGTAGGCGTGCTTTGGTTTCTGGTCGTTCTGTTCGCTTTCGATTTGCTCTATTGCGCTTGGGTCGCACTGCGCGGAGATCGATTCGCTGTCGATACATCTGTTCCTTCACCAAGGCTTCGATCTTGGTTGGTCAGTGCCATTTCTCTTGGAATTCTTGAAGCCTTGATGATGAGCCAAACCGATATTTGGGCCACTCTGGGACGATCCGTTTTTGATGGTATAGGCGCTCAAGGCATGCATATTTTTACTTATTTATTCTTGTTTGTGCTGGGATGCAAGGCGTCGTTTCACCGATGGTTTGAGCGGCTTGATGCGCACCTGGTTGTGAAGTGGTTCCGCCTGTCGATGTTCCTGATTTTAGCTTCGCTTGCCTTTTTTCTGTCTTCGGCCTTTAACCCCAGTCTGGTCAATGACTCGGCCATAGTTGCTCCGCTCATGTGTTTCCTTTATCCCTTCATCGCATGGGGAATTCTCTCCTATCTGCTTCTTTGGTTTCAACGCAATGAAGAACGGCTTGGGCCATGGCTTGCAACGGCCGGAGTGAACAGCTATGGAGCTTATATTCTTCATACATTGGTTCTCGTATTAGTGCTCATGCCTATTGGTTTCACTGGTCTTAATCCCTGGATAATTGTAATCTCTGCTACGGTATTAACGACTGTTGTGTCATTTGGTGTTGCTGGACAGCTTCGGCGAGTTCCATTGATTGCCCGACTGATTTGA
- the pstS gene encoding phosphate ABC transporter substrate-binding protein PstS, whose translation MAHRSLVVSSLSVLAVGLAACSGSSSVSNLNAAGASFPAKVYQSWFAELAGSGGIKVNYQAVGSGSGRKAFIDSTVDFAASDDPIKEADRKQVSQGVVQIPMVGGTIAFGYNKPGCELQLTQQQAVEVATGRISDWKELGCDAGTITWVHRSDGSGTTKAFTNSMQTFSPDWTLGSGKSVKWPVGVGAKGNSGVAGVIDNRVGAIGYVNQSYIKGNVQAAAVQNKSGEFLKPSVEAGAKALNGIELDEHLAGSNPNPEAAGAYPIATLTWVLAYAEGNGAKAEAVQNVFNYMLKDSTQEGAAALGFVPLRGTILEKSRSAVEGIQP comes from the coding sequence TTGGCACATCGTTCCCTGGTTGTCTCAAGCCTGAGCGTCCTTGCTGTCGGCCTTGCTGCATGTTCTGGTAGCTCCAGTGTGTCCAACCTCAACGCGGCGGGAGCCTCCTTCCCCGCCAAGGTGTACCAGAGCTGGTTCGCCGAGCTCGCCGGCTCCGGCGGAATCAAGGTGAACTACCAGGCGGTGGGGTCCGGTTCAGGTCGTAAAGCCTTCATCGATAGCACTGTTGACTTCGCCGCTTCGGACGACCCGATCAAGGAGGCTGACCGCAAGCAGGTGAGCCAGGGGGTGGTTCAAATCCCGATGGTGGGGGGAACGATCGCCTTCGGCTACAACAAACCGGGTTGCGAGCTTCAGCTCACCCAGCAACAGGCTGTGGAGGTAGCCACCGGTCGCATCAGTGATTGGAAAGAGCTTGGTTGTGACGCGGGCACGATCACCTGGGTGCATCGCTCGGATGGATCCGGAACCACCAAGGCCTTCACCAATTCGATGCAGACCTTTTCGCCGGATTGGACCCTCGGCAGTGGCAAATCGGTGAAGTGGCCGGTGGGCGTGGGGGCCAAGGGCAATTCCGGGGTGGCTGGGGTGATCGACAACCGGGTCGGCGCGATCGGCTACGTGAATCAGTCGTACATCAAGGGGAATGTGCAGGCTGCTGCGGTACAGAACAAGTCCGGTGAATTCCTCAAGCCCTCCGTGGAGGCCGGTGCCAAAGCCCTCAACGGCATTGAGCTCGATGAGCATCTCGCGGGCAGCAACCCCAACCCCGAGGCCGCTGGTGCGTACCCCATCGCAACGCTCACCTGGGTGTTGGCCTACGCCGAGGGCAATGGCGCCAAAGCTGAAGCTGTGCAGAACGTTTTCAACTACATGTTGAAAGACTCCACCCAGGAGGGCGCTGCGGCCTTGGGCTTTGTGCCTCTCCGGGGCACCATCCTCGAAAAATCCCGCAGCGCGGTGGAAGGCATTCAGCCCTGA
- a CDS encoding Crp/Fnr family transcriptional regulator, with protein MLATPSSDLCSTALGFKAFLEGSYQKHNVVHVTSGSFVPLLKNSIWFVVRGMVKLGAVSVHGDELVLGLVGPNEPFSAAFTNVEAYEAVALTDCDLLCCNLRELEESPQLALALARAMTARYRQAESMLALLGLRRVEDRVRGFVELLARDFGEPCEDGLRLNLRLTHQEIASALSTTRVTVTRVLGQLRDEGWLQIDASRHLVMTRTGRH; from the coding sequence ATGCTTGCTACTCCGTCCTCTGATCTGTGTTCAACAGCCCTGGGTTTCAAGGCGTTTCTTGAAGGCAGCTATCAAAAACACAATGTCGTTCATGTCACGTCGGGAAGTTTTGTTCCACTGCTGAAGAACAGCATTTGGTTTGTGGTTCGTGGCATGGTCAAGCTGGGGGCAGTGTCGGTGCATGGAGACGAGTTGGTGCTCGGTCTCGTGGGACCCAACGAGCCCTTCAGTGCTGCTTTCACCAATGTGGAGGCCTATGAGGCTGTCGCGCTAACGGATTGCGATCTGCTGTGTTGCAATCTGCGAGAACTGGAGGAGTCACCGCAGTTGGCTCTTGCCTTGGCGAGGGCCATGACAGCTCGCTACCGCCAGGCGGAATCGATGTTGGCGCTGCTGGGCTTGCGGCGCGTTGAAGATCGGGTCCGGGGCTTTGTGGAGCTGCTCGCGAGAGACTTCGGTGAACCCTGTGAAGATGGTCTACGGCTGAATCTCCGCCTCACCCATCAGGAGATTGCCAGCGCCCTGAGCACAACGCGAGTGACCGTCACCAGGGTGTTGGGTCAGTTGCGGGATGAGGGTTGGCTTCAGATCGATGCATCCAGGCATCTCGTGATGACCCGCACGGGCCGTCACTGA
- a CDS encoding 3'-5' exonuclease: MPEQLDFLAGFSEPQAAPTPPGASVSAQPTPSVAPADVLPDAHGDRTEDSADCPPCTLLIIDTETSGLDPRQDQCLEVGCILFDVPSRSVLAQQSFLLPVDSNAAEAINRIPAAVTRRPQPWQEALVWFEHLLDAADLLVAHNAAFDRQWFGLGVVPATSTPWLCTMEDIRWPAERQLRSRPSVRDLALAYGVPVWAAHRALSDCIYIAEVFSRCDDLEQLLERGLEPRQLMRARVSFDERHLAKAAGFRWNDPIKGAWTRRLSDREVAGLEFPVAPVELEADRLSA, translated from the coding sequence ATGCCTGAGCAGCTCGACTTTCTTGCAGGCTTTTCAGAGCCTCAAGCAGCTCCAACGCCACCGGGTGCTTCGGTGTCAGCTCAGCCCACACCTTCGGTGGCTCCGGCAGACGTTCTGCCTGATGCCCATGGTGATCGGACAGAGGATTCGGCCGATTGCCCCCCGTGCACTCTGCTGATCATCGACACCGAAACCTCGGGCTTGGATCCACGGCAAGACCAGTGTTTGGAGGTGGGCTGCATCTTGTTCGATGTGCCGAGTCGCTCGGTGCTGGCCCAGCAATCGTTTCTTCTGCCGGTGGACTCCAACGCGGCAGAGGCGATCAACCGGATCCCCGCCGCCGTCACCCGCCGGCCCCAGCCCTGGCAGGAGGCGCTGGTGTGGTTTGAGCATCTTCTTGACGCTGCCGATCTTCTGGTGGCTCACAACGCGGCCTTCGATCGCCAGTGGTTTGGTCTTGGAGTGGTGCCGGCCACCTCAACACCGTGGCTCTGCACCATGGAGGACATCCGCTGGCCGGCTGAGCGTCAGTTGCGCTCGCGGCCATCGGTGCGTGATCTGGCTCTGGCCTACGGGGTTCCGGTCTGGGCTGCCCACCGTGCTCTGAGCGATTGCATCTACATCGCCGAGGTCTTCTCACGCTGTGACGACCTGGAGCAGCTGTTGGAGCGCGGCTTGGAACCGCGCCAGTTGATGCGCGCTCGGGTGTCGTTCGATGAACGCCATCTGGCCAAAGCGGCCGGCTTCCGCTGGAACGATCCGATCAAGGGTGCCTGGACCCGTCGGTTGAGTGATCGCGAGGTTGCAGGGCTGGAGTTTCCTGTCGCCCCCGTGGAGCTGGAGGCTGATCGCCTCAGCGCCTGA
- the pstS gene encoding phosphate ABC transporter substrate-binding protein PstS, whose translation MRIAQKALLASSLLVLGAGISASAAPKLNGAGASFPAKIYQRWFADLAKSGGPQVNYQAVGSGSGRKAFIDQTVNFGASDDPMKKKDMAKVGRGVVQIPMVGGTIAFGYNKPGCNLNLTQEQAVKVAMGMVKNWKELGCKAGTLTWVHRSDGSGTTKAFTNSMQAFSKTWTLGTGKSVKWPAGVGAKGNSGVAGLIQNRVGAIGYVNQSYIKGNVKAAALQNKSGEYLKPSVAAGAKALNGISLDKDLAGKNPNPTAKGAYPIATLTWVLAYKTGNGKNAKVVQDAFNYMLGSKAQSKASSLGFVPLKGDILAKSKAAVKKIGQ comes from the coding sequence ATGCGCATCGCACAAAAGGCCCTTCTCGCCTCCTCCCTGCTTGTTCTGGGAGCAGGCATCTCCGCTTCGGCAGCTCCCAAGCTGAACGGCGCTGGTGCTTCCTTCCCGGCCAAGATCTATCAGCGTTGGTTCGCTGATCTGGCCAAGTCGGGTGGCCCTCAGGTCAACTACCAGGCCGTTGGTTCCGGTTCCGGCCGTAAAGCTTTCATCGACCAGACCGTGAACTTCGGTGCATCGGATGATCCGATGAAAAAGAAGGACATGGCCAAGGTCGGCCGTGGTGTCGTTCAGATCCCGATGGTGGGTGGAACGATTGCCTTCGGTTACAACAAGCCTGGCTGCAACCTGAATCTCACCCAGGAGCAGGCCGTCAAGGTCGCCATGGGCATGGTTAAAAACTGGAAAGAGCTGGGCTGCAAAGCCGGCACGCTCACCTGGGTGCACCGTTCTGACGGCTCCGGCACCACCAAGGCCTTCACCAACTCCATGCAGGCCTTCTCCAAGACCTGGACCCTTGGAACAGGGAAGTCCGTCAAGTGGCCTGCTGGTGTGGGCGCCAAGGGCAACTCGGGTGTGGCTGGTCTGATTCAGAACCGCGTCGGTGCCATCGGTTATGTGAACCAGTCCTACATCAAGGGCAACGTCAAGGCCGCTGCTCTCCAGAACAAGTCTGGTGAGTACCTCAAGCCCTCTGTTGCTGCAGGTGCCAAGGCCCTCAACGGCATCAGCCTCGACAAGGACCTGGCTGGCAAGAACCCCAACCCCACCGCAAAGGGTGCTTACCCCATTGCAACTCTCACCTGGGTGCTGGCTTACAAAACCGGCAACGGTAAAAACGCCAAAGTGGTGCAGGATGCCTTCAACTACATGTTGGGCAGCAAGGCTCAGAGCAAAGCTTCTTCGCTTGGCTTTGTCCCTTTGAAGGGCGACATCCTGGCCAAATCAAAGGCCGCAGTCAAAAAGATTGGTCAGTGA
- a CDS encoding DUF1350 family protein — MANWRQLGSIWQLRPAKPTGLIEFIGGSYLAATPQLSYRRLLEDLAADGLAVHAWAYVPGFDHQRQARDAWSAFRSARRQLEERCGALSAPLRLGHSLGCKLHLLAPDGGRGSRALIALSFNNFNADRSIPLLGELAPRLGVETEFSPSPAETLRLIGRHYQQERNLVVRFGRDELDQSGDLIQALQQRPSDSSSTLELPGDHLTPASAGLRRSFLGDWADDPKRVAVIRQLSRTISSWSS, encoded by the coding sequence ATGGCCAACTGGCGTCAGCTGGGTTCCATCTGGCAGCTGCGGCCAGCCAAACCCACTGGATTGATCGAATTCATCGGTGGCAGCTATCTCGCGGCGACACCCCAGCTCAGCTATCGCAGGCTGCTGGAAGACCTTGCGGCCGATGGGTTGGCAGTGCATGCCTGGGCCTACGTGCCTGGATTCGATCATCAGCGCCAGGCCCGCGATGCCTGGAGCGCCTTCCGCTCAGCGAGGCGACAACTGGAGGAGCGATGCGGGGCCCTTTCAGCTCCGCTCCGCCTGGGCCACAGCCTGGGTTGCAAGCTTCACCTGCTGGCCCCCGATGGGGGACGCGGCAGCAGGGCGCTGATCGCCCTGAGCTTCAACAACTTCAACGCCGACCGTTCGATACCGCTGCTGGGCGAACTGGCACCACGGCTGGGGGTGGAGACCGAATTCAGCCCCAGTCCGGCCGAGACGCTTCGCTTGATCGGTCGCCATTACCAGCAGGAGCGGAATCTGGTGGTGCGATTCGGGCGTGATGAGCTGGATCAAAGCGGTGATCTGATCCAGGCGCTGCAACAACGCCCCTCGGATTCCAGCTCAACCCTGGAGCTCCCTGGCGATCACCTCACCCCGGCCAGTGCAGGGCTGCGACGCAGTTTTCTCGGGGACTGGGCGGATGACCCCAAACGGGTGGCGGTCATCCGGCAGTTGAGCAGAACCATCAGCAGCTGGAGCAGCTGA